GTGCTGGTACCCTTCATCGTAAAAATGGCTACAGAATGTATAAGGGGTAACAGGATTCACTCGCCAAGTAGACGGAGCCATTAACTTTAAAAGTGGGATATAATGGATCATATGACAGATATAACAATGTAAGTTATTAAATAAGATGAGACAGAACACACAAGCTAAGCTTAATATACTAAAGAGAGTGGTTAAATGGAAGTCACCCTCAAAGTTGTTCGAATACACTTCTTTCTCAGACTGGACAGCTTCCTGTTCTGGCACCAATCATTCTCAATGTTCGGTCTTAGATGTCTCCAGCAGTCatcttcagagaggtagctggggaTCCCCTCCCTCTTCACACTTAAAGAGGATTTGCATAAGGTGAGAAAACATTGTCTCAGTTTGAACTCCTCCGAGCTACTCCTGGAAAAGTACATGGTTTAAGAAGGAGTCCGGTATCTGGTGGCATGCTCACATGTCTCCACATGTTCATGTTTCTGCACATATGTCCACACTTCATGGGTTGACCCCAATGCCCACAGGAAAGCTATGTTGCATTGCTTCTTGGTTCATGGGCAGTGACAGCCCTCACTCAACATGTCTCCTTTAATAACGCAGGTTAGTACACCACTTTCCTGACTTGGTCTACAAAATGACACACACATCCAAATGATAAAATCACATTTAGAAGATTTTAACATTTCCAATGATGTCTTACATGAGGGATTTCACATACAGTAGATGCCGGTTCTGTCCCAATTATATCCATAAGCAAATTTCCCTAAAGCGTATGGAATGCCACATCACATCTGGTTTCTCTTAAATGGTGAAAAGCTTACCACCTCCATGGGTGTGAACAGAGCTATACTGATCTACACCCATTGAAGTTCTTTCTCCCAGCTCCTCACTACAAGAAATTTCACAAGATGGAAGAGCCTACGTTGTAAGAGACATGGTCCACAGATGTTTTATTTCAGGATTCTTTGCTGCCAAGAAACGTTGCAATAGTGGGAATGACAGTGACATGATAGAGCTGAACAAATAACTATTTAGAAATACAGCAGTTTGCATACCTTAAGCACCCTCATTACAAGGCAATCAACATGATGCAACAAATAAGAGTGAGAATTGAGGAAACAGAGGAAAGAGATTGTTTGCATTGAGTTGTCATTTCCAGAAATGACAACTAAACTCTCCTGTCACCTGAAGGTCTGCAATGGCCAAACAGCCGTTCTCAtggaaattacacacacacacacacaaagaggaaTGGGCTTATCCACTCCAGTGTGGGTAGGAGAcatagagacacacacacacagacacacacacacacattgggaGCAGGGGGTTCAACCTACCCAATGGAGCACGCACAAATAGTGAAAGGAATTACATggagaaaattaaattaaacatcCACAGCAAAATCTGATGATACGCTCTGGAATGTGCACTGCACAGAGTGATTTCAAAGAATCGATGGgctatgagatggatagaaatctcGCTTGACAGTCggtcccaacgggtagtggtcaatggctcgatatctagatggtggtcggtttcaagtggagtgccccaaggctcggttctggggctggtgttgttcaacatctttgttaatgacttgcatgagggactggattagaccctcagaaagtttgcaggtgacactaagctagggggagaggcagatgtattggagggcagagataggatccagactgacctggagaaattggaggattgagccaaaagaaatctgatacacttcaataaggagaagtgtagagtcctgcacttgcggcggaagaatcccaagcattgttataggttggggactgactggctgtgatggggttcaggggtccccctgcactgcaccccgtccgctggcaggagtgactctcactcagcaggtacaacagcaggtttattaggcaacagatgtccagtttctcacagaagcaacagcatagcagccagagacagtccttccaacctgtcctggggggaagaccccgaggggtgcccctctggggtgtagctttcccctcctcaggctggctgccttccagctctcccttttcctcgcctctaactgccgcccccgattcaaaacccagctcagctcctccctgctctttgtttaggcagaggtgttatctgccagttgtagccccagggtcatccttagccactgggagctgctgcttgcctcggacatccagcctgactcacacatgcaccccccccactccatcacactggctaagcagcagtacagcagaaagggacctaggggttatggtttgttttgttgacaagactTGTGGaacatctatgcacaaaatgtgttttgtcaacagaaactgctaaaaaaaatccatgtagacactctgggggccctttagtcaacagagtggatcaaaagattgatccgctattatgtgtagacataatctgtCAACcaaaatatccaacctacacctctccctctttaacttcagaccattgctccttgttctgctatccaccatggagaacagtttctcaccctcctctttagagctctccttcaggaagtccaaggctgatattaaatcacccttgagtcttctcttctgtcaacTAAATGTAGTAGGTTCTTCCTTCTTACACATTTCTGCTTAGCCAGGTTAGGGAACAAGGACCTATGTATGGAGAAATTCAGTGTAGATCTTTTGCTACTCAGAGACCTGTTAAGATTTACAGCAACTAAGGAACTAtaacaacagagagatagccgtgctagtctgtatactatcaaaacaaaaaaagcagtccagtagcactttaaagactaacaaaataatttattaaaacaaaaagcagtcaaattttttgtttttgatagtgtatagactagcacggcttactctctattactattcaaaataatttattgggtgaggagctttcgtgggacagacccacttcttcaccccatagccataccagaacaaactcaatatttaaggcacagagaaccaaacatagtaatcaaggttgacaaatgagaaaatattatcaaggtgagcaaatcagagagcagaggggaagccAATGTAATCTGGAAGCTGTTACAATAGAGGAAGGAATTATTTACATTGTTCTTTAATAGCATGGGACTGTGTATGGTACACAAATGGTAAAAATCCCCCATTGCCATTCTTCAAGGGCCTTCAAACACATTGGACTCAGCAGCAACTGTTTACTCATTTTTGCAACCCTCCCTCGTCTGAGTTGTAAGGACAGAGGGAAAACTTGCATTAGTCTAATAAGTCTGATGATTAAGATAAGAGTAAGATCAGATTTCATTTTCTATTTGTGAGTATGGCTGGAGCTTAACattcccaaagaaagaaagaaagagggatAATACCCGGTGGGAATATTGGTACAGCAGGTTATAGTTTACTCAGGAAAGATaagtatcagatgggtagccggcttagtctgtgtctgcaaaaacaatgacgATTCAtgtagcaccttgtagactaagagaattattggagcacaagcgtatgagggcaaagacacactttgtgACTACATGCATCTCATAAAGTtggtcattgcccacaaaagcttatgctccaaaaagtctctTAGTCcctaaattgccacaggacttctcatcgttTTTCCAGGAAGGATAGGCGGGGTAAACAGGGAGAAGGTGTTGCCTCGTATCTGAAAAATGTGCACAACCAGACCAAGGTGGAGATGGATGAAGGAGACAGATGCACTGAGAGTCTCTTCGTCAGGTCAGCATGGAACCCTGTGATGGGTCATTGTGGATCACCACCAAGCCAAGGGGAGAGATCTGCCTACTGAGCCACCCTGCCCACTGCCTGAAGCACAGGGCCCTCCTCGCATGCGGGGTCCCTGTGCAAAGCAGTGAGGCTGGTGGGTGAAGGGCCACAGCCGAGCACCCCACCCTGCAGAGGCGCAGGATTCAGCATGGACCCATGGAGTGCAGGGACCCCAAGGGAGACCCCACCCCATTTTGTGCAGCACCTCACCCTGTGGAGCACTGACCCTCTGAGGAGAACATCCCCGAAGgaacctcctgctgctcccagcaatGCAGAGAACCCCACTGCTGGGCCGGGTCAATGGGATCCATCCACCTGAGACCATCCTACAGAACCCTCCAGGCTCGACCTGTAGCTCAGTGCCTCCTAGTGCCATGATGGGTGTGACGAGGTTAAGGGGTCCCCAAGCGCCgcccctccacccgcaggcaggagtgactctcacccggcaggtagaacaggaagttcatgaggcgccagagcccagctcagcacagaggggtcagtgcagccggcagagacagtcattccaacccgtcctggggagaggagcccgaggggtgcccctctggggtgtagcctcccccctcgccaggctggctgccctgctctgtgctcagggctaaggagttacctgccagcctagggtacagcccaggggtcatccttagccgccgggagctgctctgcctgtctcacacatccagcctgagtcacacccccacccccggaacTCCATCACAATGGGGCTTTGCTACAGCACTTACTGAGGGGGCAGGCGTCCCATGCTGAGTgccccaacccactcctgccctgcGACCCTTCTGGTGTTATGAGGTCAGGACTGGCTGAGAAATGAGAATGCTCCCAGCTGAGCGCatcacccccctccctgcagcacatggcCCCCGAGCTGCCCTCTGCTCCCACACACAGTTAGTTGCCATCGACTGCTTAGGGCTTTTCATCTGGTCCCCCAGGAGGGAAATGGGCCATAGGGCTCACTGCAGTAGGTCTGAAAGTCGGGACTCCTggggtctgttcccagctctggcaggggtgtggggtgtAGTGGTAAGAGCAGGGTGGACTGGGAGACAGAGCTCCTAGGTTCTCAGTGTGGGTCTGAGATAAGAGTGGGACGGCAGACTGAGCACAGGGACCTGGAGTCATGAGCCCTGGGGGTTCTTACTGCCTCTGTCCCTGACTCTTTGTATCATGTTGCCTCTCCTTCGGGGGTTGGGGAAACCTGTCACACGAAGGACGACAGCTGATGAGGTTGATGAGCATCATCCTAGAACTTCACCTGAAGTGACTGACCTCATTAATTCCGTTTGTGTACAAATTGAGGCCAAGATATTCTTCCTCCAAGGAATATCAAGAGAATTTCCTGCAGGGATGTGGTCCCAGCAGCCAGTGAGTGAAATAAAAACATCTCTGTATCCCTTAACAGGTATAGCATCAGCAGCTGGGGGACGGGATTCATTTTTTGTAAACAAGGTAGGTATAAATAAATGATTTAAGCCCTCGGCTGTTCTCCCTCTGAGCTCCATCAGGGTTGTGCCCCAGGCTGCAGTTGGAGCAAAATCACATTACTGGTTCATTCAGATGAATTTTCTAAACCTGCAAAGAGAAAATTAGGGTGTGTGTCAGCACCGGTGTCAAgcatcagagggggagccgtgttagtctggatctgcaaaagccacgaggggtcttgtggcaccttacagaccaacagaaacATATGAGCATCAGCttacgtgggcaaagacccacttcgtcagatgtcaGCCCAGGATGAGTGCTCAAaccaatctatctatctatctatctatctatctatctatttcaAGCTAGTTAAATTCACCTGTCAGTCTGTCTATTGTCTACTGGTCTGTCTCCAGATTTATTGGTGAGCTTCCTTTCCTAGAATTCCACTAGAGCAATCAGTGAGATGCAGACATAGCAGGAGTCTTGTGATTATTTTTGTTGGTGGTGTTTTTTTCTCACTTCTCATTTCCTTTCTCTCGTCTCCACTCCCCTGTGTTCCAACCCCTCTGAGATGAAATGTGGTTTCTTCAGGAGTGTCTTACAAATGGATCTGAACACAACCAGGGGTGTGTGGCCCGTCTGATCTCTTGTCAGAAAATCCCCTGCTCGGATCCCACCACGGCACATGCTGTATGTGAGGAGCCAAAGTGTGATGTGCTGGTCTCATTCAGCTGACTTTCCCTCACCCCGCTCTCCAGGAGATGTCTGCCTCTTCCATTGGGTTCATCTTCTCCTGTTCATAAGTGGAGTGTCCAGTTCTCTTCAAGAACTCTGAAAATACCACTTCACGACCAGTAACAAGGATCTACGTTGACCTTATTGCTAATGGTGAGTAAATTTCTCCATTGTCTTAGAGATGGTACAAAGAACAGCCAACAAATAAATATATGAAAACTCTTTGTGAATCAATAGTTCCATGAGTACTGAAGTTTTCAATGAGAAAAAATTGAGGTTGATGGCAGTATTTATTTATCTGTTTGATTTCATATTGACCCACTTAAAAGTAGGGTTTTCTTCATTTCAACTATTCAATCAACTGTGTGTGAAAATCAATCTCACATCAATAGAAGGACAACGGTGTATTTTTGGGATGATGATTTCCATTTGTTTTCATACTGATTCTTCTGAAACCAACTGGGAGCTTTCATTAATTTTCACCTTGATTCCAGGGGAAAACACATGTAGGATCATTGAAATTGGCCATGGCATGAAAATTGCATTTTCCAGACAGCTTTCAGCCTTCCCTTTCATTTTTCAACTTCCACTACACTGGTCCTTTGAGCAAAGTGGTCAGAAAAATCTATGTCCTTTCCCCAAAGCAGCCATTAAAAGAGGCAGAATTATTCCTATCTCCTCTAAAGGTCTCCATATGTAgggattcatcatcatcaacaacaaccatgaaCGCATTGCCCATTAGCGTCTGATgactccctcactatttccttccattttaccTTGTCCATTGTGGAGTGGCTTGGTTTCTATAGCctagctctgcatcaatctactacatcatctacccattctctgtggggtctgcctctccaaattgaacagtccattatgccgaataccagactcttgacatttttttcttctttcattcaGCAGCTATGCCTGAATAGGTGTAACTTCCactgcataaccttctgcagtaggtttgcATGTATTTTTCTCCGTCTCTTTGAGTGTTTGCTGCCACGTTAGACTGGAAGAGCCCATTCCTCTTTGTTTGTGGGTCTAATTAGCAACAGAATGGCTCTTGGAATGTGGCAGAGTTTCAGGcatcccaacaaaacaaaaaagcactaaagtagcactttaaagactaatggaataatttattaggtgagattttgtgggacagacccacttcttcagaccatagccataccagaacagacatcAAGACAGTTCACTTCCCATTTCTGGAACTGCTGACTCAATGCCAACAATCTCTCTCCTCTAgtatttcctgtctcctgtgttgTTGCTCATTACAATTTCATGCGTGATGTCGAGAGCCTCATAGTGAGGGTGCAAAGGGTTTGCAAACTACTTCATTTAGTCTATGTCATTGTTTTCATCTTTGTCATGTCACTGTCATGCCAGCTTTTACAATGTTCCTTGTCAAGAAAAAACTTTAAAGTAAAACATCAGTGGAACATGTCCCTTATGCTGTCGAATCTACTGTCTTGCGAAATTTCTTTTAACAAGGTGATGGGACAAAGAACTTCAATGGATGTAAATCACTATATCTCCAGTTATACACACGGTAAAGTTAAGATTTACACCATGTAAAGAATTGGAATTTCACTCTTTCTTTTCAAGGAGAGAAACCAAAAGTGTAGTAGCATTTCACATGCCTCAGATTCAGCTCCAGTGTCTCTTTCTTTTTCACGCCTACAGATGACCTACTCCAAGAGCGATCGTGGAgagaaccagaccatctccgatgtgCTCATCTTAGTGGGGTTTTCGTCCCTCGGCAAGTTGCAactccttctgtttgtggtgcttctggttgTCTACCTGCTCACCCTTGGGGGGAACCTCCTTGTTATCCTTGtgataaagctgaacccctccctccacacccccatgtatttcttcctggtgaacctgtctttcCTGGAAGTCTGCTTCACCAGCGgtgtggtccctcagctcctggctcacctcctgggagaggaaaagaccatctccattgcaggctgtgcagcccagatgtATATTAACACCATTATGGGCCTCACTGAATGCTGCCTTCTCACAGCCATGGCTtatgaccgctacgtggccatatgtcaccccctgcactacacagcCATCATGAGCAgccgggtgtgtgctctgctcgcggGGGCTTCATGGATCATTGGAATCTCGGTGGAAGTAGCTAAGACCATGTGGATTTTCAGTCTGCCCTTGTGTG
The window above is part of the Carettochelys insculpta isolate YL-2023 chromosome 32, ASM3395843v1, whole genome shotgun sequence genome. Proteins encoded here:
- the LOC142004498 gene encoding olfactory receptor 10A4-like, giving the protein MTYSKSDRGENQTISDVLILVGFSSLGKLQLLLFVVLLVVYLLTLGGNLLVILVIKLNPSLHTPMYFFLVNLSFLEVCFTSGVVPQLLAHLLGEEKTISIAGCAAQMYINTIMGLTECCLLTAMAYDRYVAICHPLHYTAIMSSRVCALLAGASWIIGISVEVAKTMWIFSLPLCGSNHIHHFFCDIPPVVKLLCIDAWKIRIFSVSVSVLFILCPFLLIILSYICIIFSILKLPSVEGRRKAFSTCSAHLVVVTLFYGTALINILMPKSSSTSESDQVISLLNTIVPPVLNPILYTLRNKEVKEAFRKTAEKSIFAHNWRNQRMKTKVNENGGINGNS